A section of the Paenibacillus yonginensis genome encodes:
- a CDS encoding TetR/AcrR family transcriptional regulator: MARPREFDQNEALDKALDLFWSKGFEKTSIQDLVEHTGVHRGSLYDTFGDKNQLFAACLERFHSLHKDRVFQILKESGEPREILERFFDELITGAMNNKDQRRGCFITNTAMELGSVDELISARIGSYLGDMETHFKDFLQRSQPSGDLNDNLDIDEMARFLLSTRQGLYVLGKTATDRRLLEDASKVAISAILKPHL, translated from the coding sequence ATGGCGAGACCAAGGGAATTTGACCAAAACGAAGCGCTTGATAAAGCGCTTGATCTGTTCTGGAGCAAAGGGTTCGAGAAAACGTCCATTCAAGACTTGGTAGAGCATACCGGCGTTCACCGCGGCAGCCTTTATGATACATTTGGCGACAAGAATCAGCTGTTCGCAGCGTGCCTGGAGCGTTTCCATTCGCTGCATAAAGATCGGGTGTTCCAGATCTTGAAGGAGTCCGGAGAACCCCGGGAAATACTCGAACGTTTCTTCGATGAGCTGATCACTGGGGCTATGAATAACAAGGACCAGCGCAGAGGCTGCTTTATTACCAATACCGCCATGGAATTAGGCTCCGTAGACGAGCTGATCTCCGCGCGTATCGGCTCTTATTTAGGGGATATGGAGACCCACTTTAAGGACTTCCTCCAGCGGTCCCAGCCATCCGGCGATCTTAATGACAACTTAGATATTGATGAAATGGCCCGATTTCTGCTGAGTACAAGACAAGGCTTATACGTGCTCGGCAAAACGGCGACAGACCGCCGCCTGCTGGAGGATGCGAGCAAGGTAGCGATCTCGGCGATTTTAAAACCTCATCTATAA
- a CDS encoding SDR family oxidoreductase, giving the protein MNISNQTALVTGSNRGLGKELALELLARGAKVYAGARNPASVDIPGAIPLQLDITDAKSVAAAAATAGDVTLLINNAGVSTGASLLTGSLEDIHQEFDTHFFGTLAMTRAFTPVIEKNGGGSILNILSVLSWLSLGGSGAYSAAKSAAWGMTNDLRLNLAPKNIRVAALHVGYMDTDMTAGLNAPKSAPSDIAKLAVDGIEADRYEILADDISKQVQQGLAGGVSALYPALTK; this is encoded by the coding sequence ATGAATATTTCGAATCAAACCGCTCTGGTAACAGGCAGTAACCGGGGGTTGGGCAAAGAGCTGGCACTTGAACTTCTCGCAAGGGGAGCCAAAGTATATGCCGGGGCCAGAAATCCGGCTTCGGTCGATATACCGGGAGCTATCCCTTTGCAGCTGGATATTACAGATGCGAAGTCTGTAGCTGCAGCCGCAGCCACAGCGGGAGATGTGACGCTTCTGATCAACAACGCAGGCGTATCTACAGGCGCCTCACTGCTTACCGGCAGCCTTGAAGATATCCATCAGGAATTCGATACCCATTTCTTCGGCACGCTGGCCATGACCCGCGCCTTCACTCCGGTTATCGAGAAGAACGGCGGAGGTTCTATTCTGAATATCTTGTCTGTGTTGTCATGGTTAAGTTTAGGCGGGTCCGGCGCTTATTCGGCGGCGAAATCAGCCGCTTGGGGAATGACGAACGACCTGCGTCTGAACCTTGCGCCTAAGAATATCAGGGTTGCCGCGCTCCATGTAGGCTACATGGATACGGATATGACAGCCGGCCTTAATGCGCCTAAATCAGCCCCATCAGATATTGCCAAACTCGCCGTCGACGGAATCGAAGCGGACCGCTACGAAATTCTGGCGGACGATATTAGCAAGCAAGTTCAGCAGGGCCTCGCCGGGGGCGTGTCTGCCTTATATCCTGCCTTGACCAAATAA
- a CDS encoding GNAT family N-acetyltransferase, with amino-acid sequence MGKQGIGDKVQQIEAMELRLNQFNAARALALPDKKPMVLKLGDSLLLMETSGPESMYYNRVKGFGPSDLDKLDLILQEYESRDLIPCFDIPPGRMTVEVGTALHQKGFVCAEQLTFLEAGHGSPPTAPASSVEIKEVDEHLADDLLNSISRIMGGVPSEILERKKPYFILPHFRNYLAYIGNEIAGIGSLFIHEREGYLANDYTFPEYRGMGCQKALIARRLAEAAKLGLTSVYTDVRFGSASHENMRLLGFEQVFTTSFWIKA; translated from the coding sequence ATGGGAAAACAAGGAATCGGGGATAAAGTTCAACAAATAGAGGCGATGGAGCTGCGTTTGAACCAGTTCAATGCCGCCAGGGCTCTTGCGTTGCCTGACAAGAAACCAATGGTTCTTAAGTTGGGGGACTCTCTGCTGCTCATGGAAACGTCGGGACCTGAATCCATGTATTATAACCGGGTGAAAGGCTTCGGCCCTTCGGATCTGGATAAACTTGACCTCATCCTGCAGGAGTATGAAAGCAGAGATCTGATCCCTTGTTTTGACATTCCGCCCGGCCGGATGACCGTGGAGGTGGGGACTGCTCTGCACCAAAAGGGGTTTGTATGTGCGGAACAGCTTACCTTCCTGGAAGCGGGTCATGGAAGCCCTCCGACTGCTCCGGCATCTTCCGTAGAGATAAAGGAAGTTGATGAACATCTGGCCGATGATCTGTTGAACAGCATCAGCCGAATCATGGGCGGCGTGCCCTCGGAAATTCTCGAACGCAAGAAACCGTATTTTATATTGCCCCATTTTCGGAACTACTTGGCTTATATCGGCAATGAAATTGCAGGGATAGGCTCCTTATTTATACATGAGAGGGAAGGGTATTTGGCCAATGACTACACGTTCCCGGAATACCGGGGAATGGGCTGCCAGAAGGCCTTAATTGCCCGCCGGCTGGCTGAAGCGGCAAAACTGGGTTTAACATCGGTCTATACGGATGTAAGATTTGGCTCAGCCAGCCATGAGAATATGCGTCTGCTTGGTTTTGAGCAAGTCTTCACCACATCATTTTGGATAAAAGCCTAA
- a CDS encoding GTP pyrophosphokinase — protein MNALTQIDQLKKFRYEITRFMLIYKFALDEIETKIDILKEEFQTLHDYSPIEHTKSRLKSPESIMNKMLRKNHEFSLSGIRENIKDIAGLRITCSFISDIYIISDMLQKQDDLKVLEIKDYIQHPKDNGYRSLHLLVEVPVFMSDTCEHVCVEIQIRTIAMDFWASLEHKIFYKYSKSVPENLLNELKAAAESANALDHQMERLQREIQEVKDANSEAEAEELQKIMINDKQFMLPANFMKLLGE, from the coding sequence ATGAATGCTTTGACCCAAATCGACCAGTTGAAAAAGTTCAGATATGAGATCACCCGTTTTATGCTGATTTACAAGTTTGCGCTGGATGAAATCGAAACGAAGATCGACATCCTAAAGGAAGAGTTTCAAACGCTGCATGATTACAGCCCGATTGAGCATACGAAATCCAGATTGAAATCGCCTGAGAGCATTATGAATAAAATGCTGCGTAAAAATCATGAGTTCTCCTTATCCGGAATCCGAGAGAATATTAAGGATATTGCGGGGCTGCGGATTACCTGCTCCTTTATCTCCGATATCTACATCATCAGCGACATGCTGCAGAAGCAGGATGATTTGAAGGTGCTTGAAATCAAGGATTATATTCAGCATCCCAAAGACAATGGGTATCGCAGCCTGCACCTGCTGGTTGAGGTTCCGGTCTTTATGTCCGATACCTGCGAGCACGTATGCGTCGAAATCCAGATCCGCACGATTGCAATGGATTTCTGGGCTAGTCTGGAGCATAAAATCTTTTATAAATACAGCAAATCCGTTCCGGAGAACCTTCTGAACGAGCTGAAAGCCGCCGCGGAATCCGCCAATGCGCTGGATCACCAGATGGAGCGGCTGCAGCGGGAAATCCAGGAAGTGAAAGATGCGAACAGTGAAGCGGAAGCTGAAGAATTGCAGAAAATCATGATCAACGATAAGCAATTTATGCTGCCGGCAAATTTTATGAAGCTGCTGGGAGAGTAA